Proteins from one Impatiens glandulifera chromosome 2, dImpGla2.1, whole genome shotgun sequence genomic window:
- the LOC124926583 gene encoding DNA repair RAD52-like protein 1, mitochondrial gives MASSLRNIRHVIVKSLTYTYSSPPKSFLGLRNSFCNFYASKASKLERVQQPIEITDDIPTSGISRPLSEILKELNKKVPDTLLKVRVEPDGFSAKYLPWHIANRILNLHAPEWSGEVRSITYSADGKTVSVVYRVTLYGTDAEMHRESTGTAQVNVQGYGNAVQFAESMAFRRACARFGLGLHLYHEDMS, from the exons ATGGCGTCGTCTTTGAGGAACATTAGACATGTAATAGTTAAATCACTAACCTACACTTACTCATCTCCTCCAAAATCGTTTCTTGGGTTGCGAAACTCTTTCTGCAATTTCTACGCGTCGAAGGCATCTAAACTGGAGAGAGTTCAACAGCCTATTGAAATAACTGACGATATTCCAACCTCCGGAATCAGCCGCCCGCTCTCAGAAATTCTTAAGGAACTGAACAAGAAAGTTCCTGATACCCTTCTCAAGGTTCGCGTTGAGCCCGACGGATTCTCAGCAAAATACCTGCCCTG GCATATTGCAAACAGGATTCTGAACTTACATGCTCCAG AATGGTCTGGTGAAGTCCGCAGCATCACTTATTCAGCTGATGGGAAAACTGTATCTGTTGTTTATCGTGTAACCCTTTATGGAACTGATGCAGAG ATGCATAGGGAATCAACTGGCACTGCTCAAGTTAATGTACAGGGATATGGAAATGCTGTCCAGTTTGCAGAATCAATGGCATTTCGAAGAGCTTGTGCTCGTTTCGGATTAGGGCTTCATCTTTATCACGAAGACATGTCATAA